One window of Hujiaoplasma nucleasis genomic DNA carries:
- a CDS encoding metal ABC transporter ATP-binding protein, translating to MQIYINNLTFAYGIKTVLKNLSLTLNQGDYLVIKGKNGSGKSTFIKCLLGINEVKPNAIFYDQKDITEFKSWTDFGYVSQSFDEFNYEFPITVSELLSVSSAKGVSHQMRLKLLDQMRIFDIQNQNINSLSGGQLQRVFIVRAMLNNPKVLILDEPTASIDKQNKEFFYHTVDQLNKEGITIILITHSDEISHLNYTHILDMYGDLTNDFSVRKNSMEGSVQQ from the coding sequence ATGCAAATATATATTAACAATTTAACTTTTGCTTATGGCATAAAAACTGTATTAAAAAATTTATCTCTCACCTTAAATCAAGGTGATTATTTAGTTATAAAAGGTAAAAATGGCAGTGGTAAATCAACCTTTATTAAATGTTTGCTTGGCATTAATGAAGTCAAACCTAACGCTATTTTTTATGACCAGAAAGATATTACTGAATTTAAATCATGGACTGATTTTGGCTATGTTAGTCAATCCTTTGATGAATTTAATTATGAATTCCCTATCACTGTTTCTGAGTTATTAAGTGTATCAAGTGCCAAGGGTGTTAGCCATCAAATGAGATTGAAATTACTAGATCAAATGAGAATATTTGATATTCAAAACCAAAATATCAATTCCTTATCCGGTGGTCAATTACAAAGAGTGTTTATTGTAAGGGCCATGTTAAATAACCCAAAAGTATTAATTTTAGATGAGCCAACAGCTTCAATTGATAAGCAAAACAAAGAATTCTTTTATCATACAGTTGACCAACTTAACAAAGAAGGTATTACCATTATCTTAATTACACACTCGGATGAAATATCCCATTTAAATTATACACACATTTTAGATATGTATGGTGATTTAACCAATGATTTTTCTGTTAGAAAGAATTCTATGGAAGGAAGTGTTCAACAATGA
- a CDS encoding metal ABC transporter permease → MMTLSFITDIFKYDFLLIALIAGFILGILAPLLGSIVVVRRLSFIADTLGHFSLVGISFSLFLSSLGFKFFFENEFLLGVVFSVIGGLLIEFFRRSYKNYKEISMVIVISLGAALSAIFFALASATGSLYEYLFGSILTIGFDSLLVIIATLIVVIIVFILFGKKIIAVSFDEMNAKFMGINVGIFQIIFMVMLSIVVSVLLEAAGVLLISSLMVIPVAAGMRIGWSYKSTVIIAIIFSELSVLVGFWLTYSVSIPSGAAIVSVNIFILLLVAFIKRIINIKRIKKTVNKREI, encoded by the coding sequence ATGATGACCCTATCCTTCATTACTGATATCTTTAAATATGATTTTCTTTTAATCGCTTTAATCGCTGGTTTTATCCTAGGTATTTTAGCTCCTTTATTAGGATCTATCGTGGTTGTTAGACGCTTATCATTCATTGCAGATACCTTGGGACATTTCTCATTGGTAGGTATATCATTTAGTTTATTCTTAAGTTCTCTAGGTTTTAAATTCTTTTTTGAAAACGAATTTTTACTAGGTGTTGTTTTCTCAGTTATTGGTGGATTACTTATCGAGTTCTTTAGAAGGTCCTATAAGAACTATAAAGAAATCTCAATGGTCATCGTCATAAGTCTAGGTGCTGCTTTATCAGCTATTTTCTTTGCACTAGCAAGCGCTACCGGGTCTTTATATGAATACCTCTTTGGTTCAATCCTAACCATAGGATTTGATTCCTTGTTGGTTATTATCGCTACTTTAATTGTGGTCATCATAGTATTTATCTTATTCGGTAAAAAAATAATAGCCGTTAGTTTTGATGAAATGAACGCTAAGTTCATGGGTATTAATGTAGGAATCTTCCAAATAATCTTTATGGTCATGCTTAGTATTGTCGTATCTGTTTTATTAGAAGCCGCTGGTGTCTTACTGATTTCTTCTTTAATGGTCATTCCTGTCGCTGCAGGTATGAGAATTGGATGGTCCTATAAGTCTACAGTTATTATTGCTATTATTTTTTCTGAACTATCAGTTCTTGTGGGATTCTGGCTCACTTACTCTGTTTCAATCCCATCAGGGGCAGCTATTGTATCTGTTAATATTTTCATCTTATTATTAGTAGCTTTTATCAAAAGAATTATCAATATTAAACGCATTAAAAAAACGGTTAATAAAAGAGAAATATAA
- the tmk gene encoding dTMP kinase: MKGKFITFEGTEGSGKTSVIKKVKIELENLGYKVLTTREPGGIKISEQIRSILLDKENQEMDSKTEALLFAASRRQHLVEIIIPALKNGYVVLCDRFVDSSLIYQGIAREIGIDQVYDINYFAIEDALPDLTIFVDVRPEVGLERVFSTPGREVNRLDLEDLDFHQKIYQGYLGLVQKYDRIKCVNGEQSLDKVVEDTIELIKLIL, encoded by the coding sequence ATGAAAGGGAAATTTATTACTTTTGAAGGAACTGAAGGTTCTGGAAAAACTTCAGTTATAAAAAAGGTAAAAATAGAATTAGAGAACTTAGGATATAAAGTTTTAACCACTAGAGAACCTGGAGGTATTAAAATTTCTGAACAAATTCGTTCAATCCTTTTAGATAAAGAAAATCAAGAAATGGATTCTAAAACTGAAGCTTTATTATTTGCGGCATCTAGGAGACAACATTTGGTTGAAATCATAATACCGGCTTTAAAAAATGGTTACGTGGTCTTATGCGATCGTTTTGTAGATAGCTCTTTGATTTATCAAGGTATAGCTAGGGAAATTGGAATTGATCAAGTCTATGATATTAATTATTTCGCTATTGAAGATGCCTTGCCTGATTTAACTATATTTGTTGATGTAAGACCAGAAGTTGGGCTAGAAAGAGTATTCTCAACTCCGGGTAGAGAAGTCAATCGTTTGGATTTAGAAGATTTGGATTTCCATCAAAAAATCTATCAAGGTTATTTAGGATTAGTTCAAAAATATGATAGAATAAAATGTGTGAATGGAGAACAATCACTTGATAAAGTGGTTGAAGATACTATAGAACTCATAAAATTAATACTCTAG
- a CDS encoding PSP1 domain-containing protein, which yields MLYKAVAIQFNYLGKKYYFSTNNLELKRKDYVIVDTVRGLELGEVISDVIELREDELVSPLKPILRLASPEDIEKFKINISDQERIKEVTKDLILKHRLDMKLLNSEYTLDRSKLIIYFTSEGRVDFRELVKDLANEFHVRIELRQVGARDGAKVIGGIGPCGRQTCCTTFLREFEPVSIKMAKTQNLSLNPANISGLCGKLLCCIRYENENYKNFKAETPNINSLVWTQDGQGKVTKINYSEQSVTVHFGGDEYKTYHMNDVAQNKEDLDIENQLSDLED from the coding sequence ATGCTTTATAAAGCAGTTGCTATACAATTTAATTATTTAGGAAAAAAATATTATTTTTCTACCAATAATTTAGAATTAAAAAGAAAAGACTATGTCATCGTAGATACAGTAAGAGGTCTAGAACTTGGTGAAGTTATCTCAGATGTAATTGAACTTAGAGAAGATGAGTTGGTTTCACCCTTAAAACCTATTTTAAGATTAGCGAGTCCTGAAGACATTGAAAAATTTAAAATCAATATCAGCGATCAAGAAAGAATTAAAGAAGTTACTAAAGATTTAATCTTAAAACATCGTTTAGATATGAAATTGTTAAATTCAGAATATACTTTAGATCGTTCAAAATTAATTATTTATTTTACCTCTGAAGGTAGGGTTGATTTTAGAGAACTTGTCAAAGACTTAGCCAATGAGTTCCATGTTCGTATTGAGTTGCGTCAGGTCGGCGCTAGAGACGGCGCTAAGGTTATTGGGGGTATTGGACCGTGCGGGAGACAAACCTGCTGTACAACCTTTTTAAGAGAGTTTGAACCCGTATCCATAAAAATGGCTAAAACTCAAAATTTATCTTTAAATCCAGCAAATATATCTGGATTATGCGGTAAGCTTTTATGCTGTATACGTTATGAAAACGAAAATTATAAAAACTTTAAAGCTGAAACACCAAACATTAATTCTTTGGTATGGACTCAAGATGGTCAAGGAAAAGTTACCAAGATTAATTATAGTGAACAATCAGTGACAGTTCATTTCGGTGGGGATGAGTATAAGACATATCATATGAATGATGTTGCTCAAAATAAAGAAGATTTAGATATCGAAAATCAATTGTCTGACTTAGAGGATTAA
- the truA gene encoding tRNA pseudouridine(38-40) synthase TruA yields the protein MFDFHEFSAIKIDDLILLNRQEILEYIKNNQILFKDLVLDFSPLRHTAYGHNQLGHLVKISYKNDLVQKIVIVKNKSHINRVKMVIAYDGSQFHGFQFQSKQRTVQGELNKVIQPMIGSNVLIQGASRTDAGVHAYGQVIHFDTNLLLSPEQWKDILNHQLPKDIYVKEVSMEHLLFHSRYDVCKKTYVYKIHLGPYDPLLANYYHFDQNLNVEAMRQALKILEGRHDFSSFSKSKVDDPMREIFHTSIEVKDNIIRLEIVGNGFLRYMVRLIVDYLIKIGKDQAKLSMLDVLKEKSRKYTNSIAPAQALYLDKIEY from the coding sequence ATGTTTGATTTCCATGAGTTTTCTGCTATCAAAATTGATGATTTAATATTATTAAATCGTCAGGAAATTCTTGAATACATTAAAAATAACCAGATCTTATTTAAAGATCTGGTTTTAGACTTTTCGCCTTTAAGACATACAGCTTATGGTCATAATCAATTAGGACATTTAGTTAAGATATCATATAAGAATGATTTGGTTCAAAAGATAGTTATAGTTAAAAATAAATCTCATATAAATAGAGTAAAAATGGTAATTGCTTATGATGGTAGCCAGTTTCATGGTTTTCAATTTCAAAGCAAACAAAGAACAGTTCAAGGTGAACTTAATAAGGTCATTCAACCCATGATCGGATCAAATGTTTTAATCCAAGGGGCATCAAGGACGGATGCAGGTGTTCATGCTTATGGACAAGTGATTCATTTTGATACTAATCTTTTACTAAGTCCTGAACAATGGAAAGATATATTAAATCATCAATTACCTAAAGATATCTATGTTAAGGAAGTTTCTATGGAACATCTATTGTTTCATTCAAGATATGATGTTTGTAAAAAAACATATGTATATAAAATTCATCTAGGTCCTTATGACCCTTTACTAGCAAATTATTATCATTTTGATCAAAACTTAAATGTTGAAGCTATGAGACAAGCTTTAAAGATATTAGAAGGAAGACATGATTTTTCTAGTTTTTCCAAGTCAAAAGTGGATGATCCTATGAGAGAAATATTCCATACTTCTATAGAAGTCAAAGACAATATTATTAGACTAGAGATTGTTGGAAATGGCTTCTTAAGATATATGGTTAGGCTTATTGTTGATTATTTAATTAAAATAGGCAAAGACCAGGCTAAACTTTCGATGCTTGATGTTTTAAAAGAAAAGAGTCGTAAATATACCAACTCAATAGCCCCAGCACAGGCTCTATATTTAGATAAGATTGAATATTAA